Within Cydia pomonella isolate Wapato2018A chromosome 26, ilCydPomo1, whole genome shotgun sequence, the genomic segment attttaattgttttagttTCAAAGCAACAAAATACAGTCACTaattatgacatttttcaaatCACCTTAGTCCCCTGGTGGAGGGGGCGGTGTCTTTTATGGGATGCGACATGTGTTAGTACATTTGCTGCATTCCATCTAAGACACACGGTTAAGGCTGCGGGTTCAGCGGCAGAAATTGGCACCAAAAATAAGCGTGCCAAGTACTGCGGGTTACAGGAGGTGTACGATTTTGTGCCCATTGTCTAAACAGCCCAACCTGACCCTGGTGCAGCGAGGCGTCCGAATAGTTCAGGGAACTGTacttaaaagtataaaatatgaGTTAAAACAATAAATCAGATGTGCtcattacttttattattaaagctttatttgttctacagtcagattcaaaattcaaaattcaaaattttattctgcaagtaggcctcaagggctcttttacaagtcaatacaacatttatagtaacatcatatagtgacatgaaaaatacataacaacattttataaatacaacagccaatacctgggtaaacattacattataataatcttaaaataaataattactacaatacaatagagatgtatagtctctatggttaaaaacacattaaatctggagatgtaaaaggtccccaatgtcagagtactaatattaataaaatttggaggtgtaaagtctctccaagtgtcaaaataaaatttatactaaataaataaaccgcgtctggactgttaaactagcagtctcataaactaatgctacattctgtacataactagtatgtaccagattgttgttttttatttttatttctttaacttTGTTTTGGGGCTGACTGCAGATCCCATCTGCTGGGTGAAAGCCTCAGATGTGCTCATTAGAGGAGCATAATAAAAGTCAAATttgagtaaatatatttttttgattaagagtccccagcaagctcccatacaaacagagttttgttctcattttaaaactatgtgttggattgtaatgaaactttgcacatataatgacaATAACATGAAgtatatctagggctgaaaTAAGTTTATACTGTTTTTAGCTACCtaaacaccttataaaacaaatgtaataaagcaaaaacaagttttgtatgaaaatcttctattcactgtattttttaaccaTATTGAAATTCATTGATAAATAAACTAAAGCCCATCTCAGCTATTTTTGCACCCAAAACAAAGTGAGAAAGCGTCATTATAAACATCATCGATTCATAGACATTAAGAATTAAttatgacattgccacactttatcattgcaaatgccatgcagagacaaataaatgcccttctcgggattcgaacccgggaccattggcttcataggcaccgTCATTATTAccgactattttttatttacataatagatatatatagcggtattacattaaccatacaaatactacattaaatgaataactagcttaaatctaaaataggcccttgaggcattgtaccaaatATGCTGGCAGTATTGCCTTggtgtatcgcaatactgatattTTGTGCGAGgtagccgccagctcttcggtcaccagttacgtctaccagacgcttcgcgatatCAGCAAAAAACAGCAGATCTTTTTGTCATGGATGAGGAATGGTCTGTTAATGCTATTCTCAACAGTATTAACTTGTCAAGTAAATTAATTCAGTTTAtattgtaatgaactttgattTATTCCAATGCCCTTCAAAACAATGCAGCATACAGTTTGGTTTACATTCATTCACTCTTGTGGACAGGTGTGTGTATAGTATATAGATATAATAAAGTCAATGCAGTCATCAATTTGCGAAAATTTCGTAAACAAGCTCtttttttcaaacaataatTCATGATTGTTTACTTCATCGATAAAACAACAATtgatttcaccacaccaactagtaaaggctctcttggttgttcaaaaactaatgagaaagttccattttatccacatgtggggcaaagtaatcacatgcaaattttgagttgtttccttctGTTAGCTAGTAggatttacttttaaataatgcttttgaatgatattttttttttatcaggttCTATCGTTCACGTGTTCACGTTCGTTCCGTTCGCTCAATAGTAGGTTCAGACAATGATAAAATGCAACAAAATTATAGATCAACTATGTTATATAATAGGGTCGGTGTACCTCAAGGGACTATACTTGGACCTTTATTGTTCCTTTTATATATTAACGATTTGCCTCTAATTACAAATCACAGTTGTACCTTATTTGCAGACGATATCTCAATTGTTTTTTGCGATAGGAATAATCAAAATTATGAGAATGTTATTAATAATGCTATTACTGATATAATTAAATggttaaatgataataatttacaaGTTAATGTTGATAAAACAAAGTACATCCAGTTTATTAATACTAGAGGTAAGAAGGAGAAATTGCATATAGCTTACAACGGACAGACTCTTGTAGAATGTGATACCACTACGTTCTTAGGGTTTTCCCTGGATGATCGATGTACTTGGAAAATGCATGTGGATAAAGTATGCTCAAAAATTAATAGATTTGTATATGTTTTATGGCGATTGACACGCATAACTGATATGAAAACCGCTATAATGGCGTATCATGCTTTTGTTGTATCCAATTTAAGGTACGGTATATTGATTTGGGGAAATTCATCTTATGTAAATCATGGCCTTATAGCACAAAAACAATGCATTAGAGCAATATGCAACATGCCTAAAAGAACATCTTGTGTAAGTTCTTTTATTAAACTGAAATTGTTAACGGTTCACTCGATTTATATATACGAAGTCTGTATATTTGTCAAATTACACCCCGATATGTTCGTCATGAAAAGAGATATAACCAATTTTAATACTAGATATCCTGACAGGCTAGTACTCCCTAAAATGCATACAGTCATGAAAAACAAAAGTTGTTACGCAATGTgcgttaaaatatttaacagacTGCCTGATGAGCTTAAACAACTACCactcaataaatttaaaatcaaactgTACTCTTTTCTTGTTGACAAGTGTTACTACAGTCTGAAGGAATTTTTCGATGGAATGGactgtaaattttataatttgtttgtattaGTAACAGTCCACGTTTATGACTTAACGGCTTTATAGCAAGTTTAATAATGCatgttttgattaaaataattatgtcaattaatcttaaattttgtataaaacaatTTGCATGGCTTTTTAAAGTCTAAATGTGTATggctcaaataaaaataatgtaccaCCTTTTTGTACCACATTTaatggcaaataaatatatttctatttctatttctcaTTCATGTGTACCATTGTtgcatacttaataaaaaaattatttatgacatttgattattaatgggtatttatgtataaatagtgaaatataaatttattattattatgagcccatactgtcccactactgggcaaagaaatataaataaattgtgtataatagTTAGTAATTATTTAGTTCTAATTTGTAATtgagatttttaatttaattttattttatttgtaattttaattttaatgtgtatatggacactgtctgaaataaaaggattttatttatttatttatttgaatgtgatttaatttgttttgtttttttttttgttatttcgtAGTTAGTAGTTTCatcgcattggtgtggtgaaaattttgtgtttcacttgaagacaaagtttgtttaaccctcatgccttgaaaccctcacaatTATCAACATtctacttctcgaaccactcgttCGCTTgaacgctcgtggttcaattttggaatcttgctGGCTccggtatcaatattagcatgaacggttaaacaacaactttgcccccttgtaaaacaaataactattcgtTTTAGCAGTCAAAAGCAGATGgatgtaatgttatttttttcacaatattAGGCTCGGcccaatttaagaaaaaaatacatatgatatttccccccccccccccccccccccctcatggtgatcattggtgattatTTGCAGACTTACTCCCCCCCCCCATTACTTAGTATTACGTGATTAATGGACAGCCCCTAAGCTCTATTTCCTAGTATTAGTTTATAATTACAAAAGACACCTTAACCTGCCAATCAAATATGTAGTTGAGACCTGTAACAAAGTATTATATTACTCCGAAACAATATGATGAGTATTTTATTACCAAGTGTTGTAAAATCAACTTCCTCATTAGACCATAAATTAACCACTGACAGACAAAGTTACTGCCAATACTGccataataagtataataacaaaGAAAGTGATGGtttaataacaatattcttAGCTTACTGTAAGTATGCAGAGCTCTATAATTTGTAGTAGTCGGTCAATAAATTCGTTTGGGCTGTTCAGCGTATTGAAGACATACATTTATGTTTGCAAAACATGTCTACTCTTACGTCATCAGATAGATAAGGGTATATTCAAAGCCAGGACTGAAAGATATAATAGAACACCAATCATGTTATCaatagtaggtatattaagCCTAtatcaattcttgggattaggttGCCGAGCGGACTCTAGGCTCCCCAAGTCAGCCGTGGATAATTGTCGGGACAACTTTAGGAGCATGATGATTAGATTGATTAGGTATACAACACAGACGCTGCAGAgaggcatacattgtatgtaaaatttgaccTCCAgaggggggggtgggggggctaccctgtacctgcctacgcccatgctTTTACACttaactgtaaaaaaatttatgtttacaaacacaaaacttgaaacaaaaactttattaaattctaaaCAATATACTCATAACAAGAGGATATTAACTAAGGAAGCAAATTTCACCTACATATAATTCTCCATATTTTTAAACTATAGTTTCTAATACAATACagtaaagttcaaaatcatttAACAAGCTTCCATTGGTCATGCTCCGAATAATGCAGACTTACTttcaaattcaacaaaaaataGCATTCATCTAAATTTTAGTCTATAGACGCCTTTAAGTAAAAAGTCAAATTACCGTTTCGATTTAGCTTTTATTTCCATGGTGTTTAGGTCTAATTTTGATTACATTTCTGTCTAGACGAGTCTCTTCAagtaaaaaatgtcatttgtcATCCATAATGATTACACAATTGGTTTGCATGTTTGAAAAGAGCGTGGGCGAATGCTGTCTCCGTTTGGAAACTGAATGGGGGTCATCATGCGattgttaattgtattttgggttgcaatattataaaaatgttaaaaaatgttatatttagaTTCCAAATGAAATatgcaaaaaacggaaccattTTGGTCTGAATTCGACCGAAACATGGCTGAACCCTATTGAAACTATAGTTACGGCTTGGCCGCACGGTTGTATGGCTAAAACCGAATCTTCGGCCGCAACATGATTTAAAtaccttgaaaaaaaaaaaactgaaagcCTGCCCGCGATATTGCTCTAACCATTTTTGTCAAGGAAAGACaaggaaaaaaaatgtccccaaGGACGGGCGGTATATGGAGTTTacatataaaagttttttttgtacctagTTGCGTCAGATTGCACAACTAGCTCGCATTGGTTGCGCACAACATGATTTGACACTAATGTATTGGGCCACTTTGTATCGCCTGGCctgtctttacgaagtaatatatgtcaatgagttaAACAACTACAAATCCCAAATAATCCTAATAGGACAAGTTAAagaattaagtaagtaaaggTTTTTAAAGAACCTTTTGACCGCAAAAATGTGAAGCACTTTCACGCGTGGTTAAAAGGATAACTTTTACACTGTGCGAACGAACCATGCCTTACGCGGTTATCCCACGGATGCGAATTGGCACGTCGCTCTGGTGTATGAACGTGACACCACTATGCGTATGTAATGTATATTAGCGATGTCTCGCTCGCAGCGAAGACCACCTTAGACTAGTGGTCGGCAAATAGTGGCTCTACAAGACGCCCGAATTCAACTTAAGTTACATTAGTCGAATTAATTACGACTACACGGATTGATTAAAATACGGCACATTTGTTAACCTATGATTTACTTTTCTGTTTTAGCGCAAAAAAACGACAACAGAAATTCTAGAAAAACTCGAAACCAACATTAAACGAATCGAACAAGATGGGCAGAGCAAAGAGCAGAAACACAAGCGGGTCATCGGCTACGTTATGGCGTACTCTGTGGGGCTCTACGTGTTGTTCGCGATATTGTACTACTTTGTGTATGTGGGGAAGAGTCAGTACTGGCTGAGTTCAGTGTTACATGCTTCACCGCTATTGGTGTTGCCTATTGTGTgagtattttgaatttttaaccTTTATTAAAGTTCCGTATTAGCTAAAACACAAGCGAGTCATCGGCCGTGTCGTTCGCGATTATGTACTATATATTACCTGTTGTgtattttaatcttttttaaAAGTTTGGTGTTATTCGACATCAAAAGCTACAAAATTGGTAatccactttatgaatgaaccCACCTCGATACACACTTTATAAAGTAGATATGTAGTTTTGCAGCTAGATGTACTTCATGGCTTACTCAGTGGGTCTCGACGTTTTATTCGCGATATTGTACTATTTTATGTTTGTGGGGAAGAGTCAACTCTGGCTAGGCTGGCCTCTCTTTACTGGTGTTAACACGTGGgtttaacctttttttaaagttcCGTTTTAGcaaatatacataaacaaaCACTATTTTACATTTCAGTGTAATCTTCCTACGCACCGCGATATCGTGGTACTACAACTGGACGATCAACAAGAACAGGATAAAGCTGAACAAAATgaaagaagagaagaagaagatactCGAAGAGGTCATGAACACTGAGACCTACAAGGTGAAATTCTTATTGCCGCTGTGAGTTAGTAGAATGAAAATATGGGCCCACGAAAGTTTATATCTGAACAAGTTTAGCGGAGATGAGCAGCTCCGGTCCCTCAAAAACTAAAATCCTGTcattattttttacactatttacATGCAATCGACTGTGATTTCAAATTATTCTGTTGTatgataacaaaaaaagttacGAGCATTTAACTTAGTTTTAACAAAAGGTTAAAATCAATTCATAGTGGCGATCGCAGGTTCCCACTACTAATTCTAATTACTCTCCCCACAATCAACGAACTGATCAACATCAAATAAGCCATCGGTGACTATCGATCTACCTCCTAGACTCTAGAGGACTGTCGAACTTTTCATACATCCCCATATACATCAAGCTATTATTACGTTGCAGACGATTTGGTGCAACCTACCctagaatatatttaaaataaacttaaaaccaTATTTTATGCTCTAAACTTCGGCCATTTGTGTTTGTTTCATTAGactttgaataaatatatataataactattGTAGGTAGCGAAAGAAATCCTGGACAAGTATGGGAGCCCTGACGACCAGTCCAAAGCCCTGAAGCCGTTCACGCCCACAATCAACGTGCCTGGTAACAGCGGTAACCCTAGCACGCCCCCAGGTAGCCTACTTAATATAGAGCCCTTTTGACCCTTGCTAACTGCTTGCTCCCTAGTAAACTCCTGAGTtccagaagcaattgttttaGTTTTGACTTGGAACCTATGAAGTTGTATCGTTCATaactatgtttaaataaaaatacaaaataaaatgttcaaTAAGTACAATACAATGTACACAGACAGAGCCTTAGAATAAACGGCGAATGGGAATGTTTCAGGTGATTTACCGTCTTAGTTTGTAACCAAATAACTAAATAAGAAAGATCTTAGTTGGTTTTACTGCTTATTTCGTTTTTTGTTAAGTTTCGTTATTCCagtgatttaaaaatataaagctTAACAAAAGTTCCGAACACATTTAACTAATCATTGCTAGATCTTATGCCTCTGCGATAAGGTAGCTTAACAAATTTCAGAACACACTTAACTGATCATTGCTAGATCTTATGCCTCTGCGATAAAGTTTACAAATGGTTACGAATAATACTTACAGCTACGCCCGGCCAGCTGAGACAACGCCAACTCGCGCTGACATCGACGCCGATCAACCAGAACAGAGAGCTGATGCCCATGAACAACGTGGGGTCGACGTTCAGGGGGCCCAGGTTGAGGGTGAGTTATCTGTTATACTTCAATTTACCTCGGAAAAAGTAAAGCGCTCGTGGCCTGAAGAATGCGGTAATTTTAAAAAAGCTTACCTGTAAGTtgttgatatataaataatttaaaaacatgtgCGATACATTCTTTTATACCAGAGGCACGAAGTTTAGTGAATTATTTCAAATACcactatttttaatattttggcattttttttattaagtttctgtaatttttttatcaggaggatcaaatgtctatatgggacccatagccctaaagcaatacaaaagtgacaaatgatagtcaaagtctgACAATCGCACTTTACTGACGAAACGCTTCTAACATAATGGCAATATATCGTAACGTCACGATGCAACGTCACTATTGCTTAGATGGTGATTTTggcccttcggccgcgtacgcaaccagagcttcgtaaccagatgcgatcgaaaactatttctgccttgtacgaaaccggttgcgatcaaaaactaatttcgtcttacccgtaaccagttacgatcgaacacttctcgttcttatacgaaaccaatgtctgggccatctagctataggtttctttttcaaatattttgtcatgatactcatgataatttcttatcctgaatgtcagtgctccatgtctcttaagccagtgtcttttaaggaacaatgttacattgtatttgccaacaaagtatttgaatattatcaactggtacatttttgtgttctgatttttgactgatgatataacgtgtacagtacttatactgtataacaaggtgtataattataatcttagctgactttatcaacggtcgaaaggtttcgtacaacaaagaaaagttttcgatcgtaactgataactagtaagaaggaattagtttttgatcgcaaccggtttcgtacaaagcagaaatagttttcgatcgcatctggttacgaagctctggttgcgtacgcggccgaaggggatTTTGGTGAAataatattgcgtttatgtatatagctatatacataaacgcgtTTATGTCTATGTAGCAACTTCTAAACTCTTGTTATTACGAGACACAAGCAATCTTTGTATTTCAAGTTTCATGAAAACTTGTAATGTTAGTGAAAGTCTTTTTCTGATAATAGGACACATAAAGAATTACCGTAATTTTCTAACGTACACACTGTCACTTCTATGTCATCTATCCTCTATGACAATCTAACCCAGTCGTGTGCCAATCTCACCGGCTATCTATCCAATCTTTGGCAGATGTCGGACAAGCAAGCCAACGGTGTGCCCTCTGTCCGTTTTGCCGACGAGGACAACAAACCAGTAATCAATTTATCTTACGCGATAATTCATTGTGTATATTCCTTTCATCCAAATGTATATTCCATATCATCGTGGAACGATTGAGTGATTTGTTTTACCCCGTTTTTCATTTTGTCTTAGATTAGAAATTTATATAGATTTGCGAAAAAGTTCTTGAACGTTTAGTGTTCAACAATGCACAGGAGAATCCTATAGACTTGAAAGAGAATGTACTGTCaatttatgtatatacattGCATAATTTTATTCAATGCATACTTTCTAACGTGTGGTGCAATACCGTCAATAAACTGATTGGTATTAAGACTATgtaatgtattaaaataatatttacaaccttcccataaagtaattaaaaacagaACACTTATATATTAGAATCATTAATAGTTTTTGCTCTAATGTGCCATACTTTTAAGTTAGTGCACTGAATGAAATTTCATTGTTTGTCTTGATATGTACGTGTCGAAAAAACCATCAATTTCATACCCATTCCCAAATGATCCCAAAAAACAGAATAACCGGcttcaaaaagaataaaataaaatattacttatccCTTTCATATGCGTTAGCAACTGATACGCTTAAACTAAAGTAGGTGGGTGACAGGtcaaattgataacctcctcctttttttgaagtcgatTAAAGTGGCATCAAGCGAAACTAACGAACTTTTTTGGACAACGACAGATTAATGTTGAAATTCCTGCTTCCAGTCTGACCAACTGCCTCGCCCATTATTGGATAAAAACCGCTCTGCCCTAGACAAAGTGGTAGATTACCTGCTGAAGGACGGGCCCAACCACCGCATGGCTCTCATTTGCAACGAGTGCTCTTCTCATAATGGTGAGTAGGTTTTTATGCAGTCTTTTTCATGGAACTTATCGTTACTAACTAAAATACAACTAATCGAATTTCAACTGTCGTGAGTCATactaagctaattttacggtttaactcacATGGTAAGAGTGactaaaagtacaattttaataata encodes:
- the LOC133531844 gene encoding endoplasmic reticulum junction formation protein lunapark-B isoform X2 translates to MGLIISRFRRKKTTTEILEKLETNIKRIEQDGQSKEQKHKRVIGYVMAYSVGLYVLFAILYYFVYVGKSQYWLSSVLHASPLLVLPIVVIFLRTAISWYYNWTINKNRIKLNKMKEEKKKILEEVMNTETYKVAKEILDKYGSPDDQSKALKPFTPTINVPATPGQLRQRQLALTSTPINQNRELMPMNNVGSTFRGPRLRMSDKQANGVPSVRFADEDNKPSDQLPRPLLDKNRSALDKVVDYLLKDGPNHRMALICNECSSHNGMAMVEEFDYVSYVCAYCGRLNPARKQRPAAPLLSSPRALPDIPRRMGGDDSSISSSSDSDDDKKVKISEIGSSEAESDRPPSSLEGTPKSAAGKKED
- the LOC133531844 gene encoding endoplasmic reticulum junction formation protein lunapark-B isoform X5; the protein is MGLIISRFRRKKTTTEILEKLETNIKRIEQDGQSKEQKHKRVIGYVMAYSVGLYVLFAILYYFVYVGKSQYWLSSVLHASPLLVLPIVVIFLRTAISWYYNWTINKNRIKLNKMKEEKKKILEEVMNTETYKVAKEILDKYGSPDDQSKALKPFTPTINVPATPGQLRQRQLALTSTPINQNRELMPMNNVGSTFRGPRLRSDQLPRPLLDKNRSALDKVVDYLLKDGPNHRMALICNECSSHNGMAMVEEFDYVSYVCAYCGRLNPARKQRPAAPLLSSPRALPDIPRRMGGDDSSISSSSDSDDDKKVKISEIGSSEAESDRPPSSLEGTPKSAAGKKED
- the LOC133531844 gene encoding endoplasmic reticulum junction formation protein lunapark-B isoform X1, whose amino-acid sequence is MGLIISRFRRKKTTTEILEKLETNIKRIEQDGQSKEQKHKRVIGYVMAYSVGLYVLFAILYYFVYVGKSQYWLSSVLHASPLLVLPIVVIFLRTAISWYYNWTINKNRIKLNKMKEEKKKILEEVMNTETYKVAKEILDKYGSPDDQSKALKPFTPTINVPGNSGNPSTPPATPGQLRQRQLALTSTPINQNRELMPMNNVGSTFRGPRLRMSDKQANGVPSVRFADEDNKPSDQLPRPLLDKNRSALDKVVDYLLKDGPNHRMALICNECSSHNGMAMVEEFDYVSYVCAYCGRLNPARKQRPAAPLLSSPRALPDIPRRMGGDDSSISSSSDSDDDKKVKISEIGSSEAESDRPPSSLEGTPKSAAGKKED
- the LOC133531844 gene encoding endoplasmic reticulum junction formation protein lunapark-B isoform X4 — encoded protein: MGLIISRFRRKKTTTEILEKLETNIKRIEQDGQSKEQKHKRVIGYVMAYSVGLYVLFAILYYFVYVGKSQYWLSSVLHASPLLVLPIVVIFLRTAISWYYNWTINKNRIKLNKMKEEKKKILEEVMNTETYKVAKEILDKYGSPDDQSKALKPFTPTINVPGNSGNPSTPPATPGQLRQRQLALTSTPINQNRELMPMNNVGSTFRGPRLRMSDKQANGVPSVRFADEDNKPSDQLPRPLLDKNRSALDKVVDYLLKDGPNHRMALICNECSSHNGMAMVEEFDYVSYVCAYCGRLNPARKQRPAAPLLSSPRALPDIPRRMGSEAESDRPPSSLEGTPKSAAGKKED
- the LOC133531844 gene encoding endoplasmic reticulum junction formation protein lunapark-B isoform X3 encodes the protein MGLIISRFRRKKTTTEILEKLETNIKRIEQDGQSKEQKHKRVIGYVMAYSVGLYVLFAILYYFVYVGKSQYWLSSVLHASPLLVLPIVVIFLRTAISWYYNWTINKNRIKLNKMKEEKKKILEEVMNTETYKVAKEILDKYGSPDDQSKALKPFTPTINVPGNSGNPSTPPATPGQLRQRQLALTSTPINQNRELMPMNNVGSTFRGPRLRSDQLPRPLLDKNRSALDKVVDYLLKDGPNHRMALICNECSSHNGMAMVEEFDYVSYVCAYCGRLNPARKQRPAAPLLSSPRALPDIPRRMGGDDSSISSSSDSDDDKKVKISEIGSSEAESDRPPSSLEGTPKSAAGKKED